A genomic stretch from Danio aesculapii unplaced genomic scaffold, fDanAes4.1, whole genome shotgun sequence includes:
- the bphl gene encoding LOW QUALITY PROTEIN: valacyclovir hydrolase (The sequence of the model RefSeq protein was modified relative to this genomic sequence to represent the inferred CDS: inserted 1 base in 1 codon), with protein SALRDVSLWSERMRRPMEQMYGAQYFQXTWERWVDGISQFIHNPQGSICVDVLPQICCPTLILHGAQDPVVPAYHPQLLQDSISGSRLHVFPKGKHNIHLRYSAEFNTLVEQFLNE; from the exons tcagccctGCGTGACGTGTCATTGTGGAGCGAGCGAATGCGTCGGCCGATGGAGCAGATGTACGGTGCTCAGTATTTCC CGACGTGGGAGAGATGGGTGGACGGCATCAGCCAGTTTATACACAACCCACAAG GCAGTATCTGTGTGGACGTACTGCCGCAGATCTGCTGTCCCACACTGATCCTCCACGGGGCCCAAGACCCGGTGGTGCCTGCATATCACCCTCAGCTCCTCCAGGATAGCATCAGCGGCTCCAG GCTTCATGTGTTTCCGAAAGGGAAGCATAATATCCATCTGCGATACTCTGCTGAGTTCAACACACTGGTGGAGCAGTTTCTCAATGAGTGA